In Mytilus edulis chromosome 6, xbMytEdul2.2, whole genome shotgun sequence, the following proteins share a genomic window:
- the LOC139529020 gene encoding LOW QUALITY PROTEIN: protein ANKUB1-like (The sequence of the model RefSeq protein was modified relative to this genomic sequence to represent the inferred CDS: inserted 4 bases in 4 codons; deleted 1 base in 1 codon; substituted 2 bases at 2 genomic stop codons), producing MKRKAKIRKTTMLVFGLYEGERCSLDEPIGTXVGNVKKLFQDKFNIYIDELNKKDRNILVLHYGGADLEESWCFTDLGIPAGSTIRVIIKEEVKPVLFIYCTYNDENIEIIDKDLSAPLLKXEDLRTLCARKSELPVSVFRLVYNKKELYDDHQLFDYGVEAGHTVRLKNWDGWNEFLNLCIIGFTPQVMAQISSEEXIARFQMKVALFXAAHYGNVDLARSLIKLGIRSDEQIGEHPLRQWMRMEPHIETKKAPVHETTENNQLGVLRLMVNHDITCVMAKKGNDLAPLNIALRQKVXLCASFLLTRQWSKVSVGKVGALSVQTLEVKEWATIAKERFFATYGTTKSSLKKXSFTSGPLVSFGLPVVNGVTDSPITGKPRSELGIIRKKLLSVFQDVYAINKDDPEQYFKQMSAVTNYKNMNYKKNTKWGNILDRTDMETRFITGIKSIIEESEDKRSTLPKKPVSTLGKIIGAKQRTLESISSINEPTGPPGSVISRARRGTVTSISEDDSEPTNPSKTGILGKLKSVVEAPIIDESNERSPAKPAFRSKQLLSKDQTIEPTENTSKKPDQPEKSKLEDKETESK from the exons ATGAAAAGGAAAGCAAAAATTCGAAAGACAACCATGTTAGTGTTCGGATTATACGAAGGAGAGCGATGCTCTCTAGATGAACCAATAGGGACGTAAGTTGGTAATGTGAAAAAGTTGTTTCAGGATAAATTTAACATTTACATTGATGAGTTGAATAAAAAGGATCGAAATATCCTGGTGCTTCATTATGGTGGAGCGGATTTGGAGGAATCTTGGTGTTTTACTGACCTCGGTATTCCCGCGGGATCTACTATCAGGGTAATCATAAAAGAAGAAGTGAAACCTGTGTTGTTCATCTACTGTACGTACAACGATGAAAATATCGAAATTATTGATAAAGATTTGTCTGCACCGTTACTAA ATGAGGATCTACGCACGCTCTGTGCTAGGAAATCTGAACTTCCGGTATCGGTGTTCCGTCTTGTGTATAACAAGAAAGAACTGTATGATGACCACCAGCTCTTCGACTATGGTGTAGAGGCAGGCCATACGGTTCGATTAAAAAACTGGGATGGATGGAATGAATTTTTAAATCTTTGTATAATTGGATTTACCCCTCAAGTGATGGCACAAATATCATCGGAAG TCATAGCTCGATTTCAAATGAAAGTGGCATTAT ATGCGGCACATTATGGGAACGTAGATCTAGCTAGGTCTCTTATAAAGCTAGGCATCCGTTCAGATGAACAAATTGGCGAACATCCCCTCCGACAATGGATGAGAATGGAACCACATATCGAAACAAAGAAAGCACCGGTGCACGAAACAACTGAAAATAATCAGCTTGGTGTTTTGCGATTAATGGTTAATCACGATATTACTtgcgtcatggctaaaaaaggaaaCGACCTTGCGCCACTTAATATCGCTTTACGTCAAAAAGTTTAACTGTGCGCCTCGTTTCTGTTAACAAGGCAATGGTCAAAGGTTTCTGTTGGTAAAGTTGGTGCATTATCTGTTCAGACTttagagg TTAAAGAATGGGCTACCATTGCAAAAGAAAGATTTTTCGCAACGTATGGAACGACAAAATCATCTTTGAAGA AATCGTTTACTAGTGGACCACTGGTCAGCTTTGGTCTACCCGTCGTCAATGGTGTGACTGATAGTCCAATTACCGGAAAACCTCGATCTGAACTCGGAATTATTCGGAAGAAATTGCTGTCTGTATTTCAGGATGTATATGCAATCAACAAGGACGATCCCGAACAATACTTTAAACAAATGTCAGCAgttacaaactataaaaatatg aactacaaaaaaaataccAAGTGGGGCAATATTCTGGATAGAACTGATATGGAGACTCGATTTATCACCGGTATTAAATCTATTATTGAAGAATCAGAAGACAAGAGATCTACTCTACCGAAAAAGCCTGTTTCTACATTAGGCAAAATTATTGGTGCAAAACAAAGGACACTAGAGTCAATAAGTTCAATCAATGAACCTACTGGTCCCCCTGGCTCTGTTATAAGTCGTGCAAGACGAGGTACAGTTACAAGTATTTCGGAAGACGATTCTGAACCCACAAATCCGTCGAAAACAGGAATATTAGGCAAACTAAAGAGCGTTGTCGAGGCGCCAATTATAGACGAATCAAACGAAAGATCTCCAGCCAAGCCAGCATTCAGAAGCAAACAACTCTTATCCAAAGACCAGACTATAGAGCCAACTGAAAATACGTCAAAGAAACCAGATCAACCTGAAAAGTCGAAACTAGAAGATAAGGAAACTGAAAGCAAGTGA
- the LOC139529021 gene encoding epidermal growth factor receptor substrate 15-like 1 yields the protein MTIKGENAPDIDNIDRRIRDMIKENETLKDVVKKQADKIYRLQNSIDKSDSVLVEFMADKRCEIKTLTDENHQTKQNSQNLIEVKQDISEINTVISSLATETGNNSTKIQSVKEDIDALKITEKSVDSRITRLEDSKFSGVDALRANLKLVRKDIYDLNDEIDTIKSDIKVNNRSISDLHKSGDMKKTKTKTKNYPKSPKISTDSDIDLISFVSPKRLSKFQMAELTDKEQAESTTEHQYRGKNNY from the coding sequence ATGACGATAAAAGGTGAAAACGCACCAGATATCGATAATATTGATAGAAGGATACGAGATATGATTAAAGAAAACGAAACGTTAAAAGATGTCGTGAAGAAACAAGCAGATAAAATATACCGACTCCAAAATTCGATTGACAAATCTGACTCTGTTTTAGTTGAATTCATGGCCGACAAAAGATGCGAAATCAAAACTCTTACAGATGAAAACCATCAGACTAAGCAAAATAGTCAAAACTTGATTGAGGTCAAACAGGATATTTCAGAAATCAACACAGTAATAAGTTCTCTTGCAACCGAAACAGGAAATAACTCAACCAAGATACAGTCAGTAAAAGAAGATATTGATGCGTTAAAAATCACCGAAAAGTCTGTAGATTCTAGGATAACAAGGCTGGAAGACTCGAAATTTAGCGGAGTAGATGCTTTACGTGCTAATTTAAAATTAGTGAGAAAAGATATATATGATTTGAATGACGAAATAGACACAATTAAATCAGACATCAAAGTGAATAACAGAAGTATCTCAGACTTGCACAAAAGTGGTGACATGaagaagacaaaaacaaaaacaaagaactATCCAAAGTCACCGAAAATAAGTACAGACAGCGACATTGATCTCATTTCTTTCGTGAGTCCAAAACGtctgtcaaaatttcaaatggCAGAGCTAACAGATAAAGAACAAGCAGAGTCGACAACTGAACATCAGTATAGAGGAAAAAATAATTACTGA